Proteins found in one Cellulomonas palmilytica genomic segment:
- a CDS encoding GNAT family N-acetyltransferase: MVSIREVPVTASATEPGAALLRGYTEAVNEVNRDVWGNDDYARTAAELLESSRPQPYETTIRLVAVADDAPPDDEVRPEHVLGTGLLFLPLQENTAWAYVGVVVRPAHRREGIGGALYDEVLRLARAHGRTTLMAETDHRAEPPEGPTARSATTGSGRVPVDDAGVRFLAARGWALEQVARRSVLELPVDPDALESFRADAARAAGDAYRVVTWDEHVPDELVDQAAALYTEMSVAPPLGGLDYEQDVWDAKRVRTLEDTHDARGIRSWTVAVQHVATGRLAGYTTLEEIPPVRDLVHQEDTLVAEGHRGHRLGMLLKAVNLQRLAEVRPQARRIDTWNAEENDHMLAINIALGFRPAGCAGEWQLKIA; this comes from the coding sequence ATGGTGAGCATCCGGGAGGTACCGGTCACGGCCTCGGCGACGGAGCCGGGGGCCGCGCTGCTGCGCGGGTACACGGAGGCGGTCAACGAGGTCAACCGCGACGTGTGGGGCAACGACGACTACGCGCGCACGGCCGCCGAGCTGCTCGAGTCGTCGCGCCCGCAGCCGTACGAGACGACGATCCGGCTGGTCGCCGTCGCCGACGACGCGCCCCCGGACGACGAGGTGCGGCCCGAGCACGTGCTCGGCACCGGCCTGCTCTTCCTCCCGTTGCAGGAGAACACGGCCTGGGCGTACGTCGGCGTGGTGGTGCGACCCGCCCACCGGCGCGAGGGCATCGGCGGCGCCCTGTACGACGAGGTGCTGCGGCTCGCCCGCGCGCACGGCCGCACCACGCTCATGGCCGAGACCGACCACCGCGCCGAGCCGCCCGAGGGCCCGACGGCCCGCTCGGCGACCACCGGCTCCGGACGTGTGCCCGTCGACGACGCCGGCGTACGGTTCCTCGCCGCGCGCGGCTGGGCGCTCGAGCAGGTCGCGCGCCGCTCGGTCCTCGAGCTGCCCGTCGACCCCGACGCGCTCGAGTCGTTCCGCGCCGACGCCGCGCGGGCCGCCGGCGACGCGTACCGCGTCGTCACGTGGGACGAGCACGTGCCCGACGAGCTCGTCGACCAGGCCGCGGCGCTCTACACGGAGATGAGCGTCGCCCCGCCGCTCGGCGGGCTCGACTACGAGCAGGACGTGTGGGACGCGAAGCGTGTGCGCACCCTCGAGGACACGCACGACGCGCGGGGCATCCGCTCGTGGACGGTGGCTGTGCAGCACGTCGCGACCGGCCGGCTCGCCGGATACACGACGCTCGAGGAGATCCCCCCGGTACGCGACCTCGTGCACCAGGAGGACACGCTCGTCGCCGAAGGACACCGCGGCCACCGGCTGGGGATGCTGCTCAAGGCGGTCAACCTCCAGCGGCTCGCCGAGGTCCGCCCGCAGGCGCGGCGCATCGACACGTGGAACGCCGAGGAGAACGACCACATGCTCGCGATCAACATCGCCCTCGGGTTCCGCCCCGCGGGCTGCGCGGGCGAGTGGCAGCTCAAGATCGCCTGA